One genomic segment of Aliarcobacter cibarius includes these proteins:
- a CDS encoding flagellar biosynthetic protein FliR — protein MEALLSLLNETVLFQFLLLFARVVSFMAFMPVFGHAAVSPRIRVSLALFFTFFIYPLVDIQSNINQDNFILALFSEITLGLVASMFVNIIFSAVRVIGEFVEYSTALSMASMFDPTTGSQEGLVAKMLFWIAIVLFFQTGMYEMTLVILVKSFSVIHLGTFDIFSYNGIQLAIDEVKRMFTFAFAFALPLFFIGFIMDVYYGYGTKSMPAFSPFIITFQLKFALIFIFLILGMEIFADAFTQYFIDKFQ, from the coding sequence ATGGAAGCTTTATTATCTTTATTAAACGAAACTGTTTTATTTCAGTTTTTACTTCTATTTGCTAGAGTTGTCTCTTTTATGGCTTTCATGCCAGTTTTTGGGCATGCTGCTGTAAGTCCAAGAATAAGAGTCTCTTTAGCTCTATTTTTTACATTTTTTATATATCCTTTAGTTGATATTCAAAGTAATATAAATCAGGATAATTTTATACTGGCTCTTTTTTCAGAGATTACTTTAGGTTTAGTTGCTTCGATGTTTGTAAATATAATTTTTTCAGCAGTAAGAGTTATTGGAGAGTTTGTTGAATATTCAACTGCTTTATCGATGGCATCTATGTTTGATCCAACAACCGGTTCGCAAGAGGGTTTAGTCGCAAAAATGTTGTTTTGGATAGCAATAGTACTGTTTTTTCAAACAGGAATGTATGAAATGACTTTGGTTATACTGGTAAAAAGTTTTTCAGTTATACATCTAGGAACTTTTGATATCTTTTCATATAATGGAATCCAGTTGGCTATTGATGAAGTAAAAAGAATGTTTACTTTTGCTTTTGCTTTTGCTTTACCTCTATTTTTTATAGGTTTTATAATGGATGTATATTATGGATATGGTACAAAATCCATGCCAGCTTTCTCACCTTTCATTATAACTTTTCAGCTTAAATTTGCATTGATTTTTATTTTTTTGATTTTAGGAATGGAAATTTTTGCAGATGCTTTTACACAATATTTTATAGATAAATTTCAATAG
- a CDS encoding tetratricopeptide repeat protein, with protein MKILLVLFIFLNILNAQKDFYYSFIDSNGKQISEETKQTIKDGFDIIENIKYLARNDKIDEAFTQIKELKEKNKLKILTSDIIILYSELVLKKDNKRLLLEASDDLEKAINSSQINEEDLSNAYMLLVDLKLAINKTSDAKYFAQIIIDNFDNPLTKTYGKIALAKVYKHQKDYKRSASSLYEILSTTKDKTIATLVADELFDVYILEGDVAKASNLISQVLKTNVEFYAVDTYLANKKINKLLKANMPEYAAEILIELLNTTTKEEQIESYKYKLANTYMRMYDKTNYYLEKAKELYKEIINDYENGLYSKSSSIYLDEILMRQGSIAPSVIAEKYQDSEEMQQKALMQELMIDKRDKKYENILKMQGVYRKISNDVAKRFGYKNMDEVFSEIDLEIIKDKIKDSECSELSQILQNASNETYSKIVEDEALKYSFFECMVETSNEKAYYQLKEIFNTNKDANIYLYLERMALALNKLDEALDFSAKVEMTNDKKVLASEFIVRYQINKANNNPNSMEKFFIYADYNPDFIKQSEINPSIIDFYHDYYLYLISKGQEKKANEMLEKLYLKQKDYKAFVYSPFVEIELAKIAKDNNNKQKALDLLLSGLSNARKMAPNDEVKIYYDVLILYDNLGNKNKKTEYLNKCKAVENTTDSLYKKMCDEMK; from the coding sequence TTGAAAATATTATTAGTTTTGTTTATTTTTTTAAATATATTAAATGCTCAAAAAGATTTTTATTATAGTTTTATTGATTCTAACGGGAAACAAATTTCAGAAGAGACGAAGCAGACAATAAAAGATGGATTTGATATTATAGAAAATATAAAATACCTTGCAAGAAATGACAAAATAGATGAAGCATTTACACAAATTAAAGAGTTAAAAGAGAAAAATAAACTTAAAATCTTAACTTCTGATATTATTATTTTATATTCTGAATTAGTCTTAAAAAAAGACAATAAACGACTTCTTCTAGAAGCTTCTGATGATTTAGAAAAAGCAATAAATTCTTCACAAATAAATGAAGAAGATTTATCAAATGCATATATGCTTTTAGTTGATTTAAAATTAGCAATAAATAAAACAAGTGATGCAAAATATTTTGCGCAAATAATAATTGACAATTTTGATAATCCTCTTACTAAAACTTATGGAAAAATAGCTTTAGCTAAAGTTTATAAACATCAAAAAGATTATAAAAGATCAGCTTCCTCTTTATATGAAATCTTATCTACAACAAAAGATAAAACTATTGCTACACTTGTGGCCGATGAACTTTTTGATGTTTATATATTAGAAGGTGATGTTGCAAAAGCAAGTAATTTAATAAGTCAAGTTTTAAAAACTAATGTTGAATTTTATGCTGTTGATACTTACTTAGCAAATAAAAAAATAAATAAACTTTTAAAAGCAAATATGCCTGAATATGCTGCTGAAATATTAATTGAATTATTAAATACAACTACAAAAGAAGAGCAAATAGAAAGTTATAAGTATAAATTAGCAAATACTTATATGCGAATGTATGATAAAACAAATTACTATTTAGAGAAAGCAAAAGAGCTTTACAAAGAAATTATAAATGATTATGAAAATGGATTATATTCAAAAAGTTCTTCTATTTATTTAGATGAAATTTTAATGAGACAAGGTTCTATTGCACCATCAGTGATTGCAGAAAAATATCAAGATAGCGAAGAGATGCAGCAAAAAGCTTTAATGCAAGAATTAATGATTGATAAAAGAGATAAAAAATATGAAAACATTTTAAAAATGCAAGGTGTTTATAGAAAGATCTCAAATGATGTTGCAAAAAGATTTGGTTATAAAAATATGGATGAAGTATTTAGTGAAATTGATTTAGAGATAATTAAAGACAAAATTAAAGATTCTGAGTGTTCAGAATTAAGTCAAATTTTACAAAATGCTAGCAATGAAACATATTCTAAAATAGTAGAGGATGAAGCTTTAAAATATAGCTTTTTTGAATGTATGGTAGAGACTTCAAATGAAAAAGCTTATTATCAGTTAAAAGAGATATTTAATACAAATAAAGATGCAAATATATATTTATATTTAGAAAGAATGGCTTTAGCCCTTAATAAATTAGATGAGGCATTAGATTTTTCAGCAAAAGTTGAAATGACAAATGATAAAAAAGTTTTGGCAAGTGAATTTATAGTTAGATATCAGATAAATAAAGCAAACAATAATCCAAATTCAATGGAGAAGTTTTTTATATATGCAGACTATAATCCAGATTTTATTAAGCAAAGTGAAATAAATCCTTCAATTATAGATTTTTATCATGATTATTATTTATATTTGATATCTAAAGGTCAAGAAAAAAAAGCTAATGAAATGTTAGAAAAACTGTATTTAAAGCAAAAAGATTATAAAGCATTTGTTTATTCTCCTTTTGTTGAAATAGAGTTAGCAAAAATAGCAAAAGATAATAACAATAAACAAAAAGCTCTAGATTTATTGTTGAGCGGTTTAAGTAATGCTAGAAAAATGGCTCCAAATGATGAAGTTAAGATTTATTATGATGTGTTGATTTTATATGATAACTTGGGAAATAAAAATAAAAAAACTGAATATTTGAATAAATGTAAAGCTGTAGAAAATACAACAGATAGTTTATATAAAAAAATGTGTGATGAGATGAAATGA
- the fliI gene encoding flagellar protein export ATPase FliI yields MNIDDILNKIDPTNLTIAFGKITNISAITLTGTGLEVAVGDIVRIESVQKIYTVLGMVTTIDGAFFTIVPFSFIDGFKINDKIFLQRDGLTVKCGYGLLGRVVNALGEPIDDKGKIRDIEGYTSINKLSMPPLERGIIDKKFATGVKPIDAMLTCGKGQKVGIFAGSGVGKSTLMGMIVKGCEAQIKVVALIGERGREIPEFIHYNLGGNLDNTVLVTATSDESALMRKYGAFTAMSIAEYFRDKGHDVLLMMDSVTRFAMAQREIGLSTGEPPVSRGYPPSVFALLPQLMERAGNNQLGSITAFFTVLVDGDDLNDPIADQSRSILDGHIVLTRDLTEQGFYPPVNILKSASRVMDKVVTKDQYNDFLKLKRVLSLIKENEVLVRVGAYKPGMDLELDAAMSKKEKIREFLTQDSQEVVPYEDMLTRFKKALE; encoded by the coding sequence ATGAATATAGATGATATTTTAAATAAAATAGATCCTACAAATCTTACAATTGCTTTTGGAAAGATTACAAATATATCAGCAATAACTTTGACAGGTACAGGATTAGAAGTTGCTGTTGGAGATATTGTGAGAATTGAATCTGTTCAAAAAATTTATACCGTTTTAGGAATGGTAACAACAATTGATGGAGCTTTTTTTACAATAGTACCTTTTTCATTTATTGACGGATTTAAGATAAATGATAAAATCTTCTTACAAAGAGACGGACTTACTGTAAAGTGTGGATATGGACTTTTAGGAAGAGTTGTAAATGCTTTAGGAGAGCCAATTGATGACAAAGGCAAGATAAGAGATATTGAGGGATATACTTCTATAAACAAATTATCCATGCCACCCTTAGAAAGAGGAATTATTGATAAAAAATTTGCAACGGGAGTAAAACCCATTGATGCAATGCTTACATGTGGAAAAGGTCAAAAAGTAGGTATCTTTGCAGGAAGTGGAGTAGGAAAGTCAACTTTAATGGGGATGATTGTAAAAGGTTGTGAAGCTCAAATAAAAGTTGTTGCACTAATTGGAGAAAGGGGAAGAGAAATTCCAGAATTTATTCATTACAATCTTGGTGGAAATTTAGATAATACTGTACTTGTAACTGCAACTTCTGATGAATCTGCTTTGATGAGAAAATATGGAGCTTTTACTGCTATGAGTATTGCCGAGTATTTTAGAGATAAAGGACATGATGTTCTTTTGATGATGGATAGTGTTACAAGATTTGCTATGGCTCAAAGAGAAATAGGATTAAGTACTGGAGAACCGCCTGTAAGTAGGGGATATCCTCCTTCAGTTTTTGCTCTTTTACCTCAATTAATGGAAAGAGCTGGAAACAATCAATTAGGCTCAATTACAGCATTTTTTACCGTTTTAGTTGATGGAGATGATTTAAATGATCCTATTGCAGATCAAAGTAGGTCCATTTTAGATGGACATATTGTTCTTACAAGAGATTTAACAGAACAAGGATTTTATCCTCCTGTAAACATATTAAAATCAGCTTCTAGGGTTATGGACAAGGTTGTTACAAAAGATCAATATAATGACTTTTTAAAGTTAAAAAGAGTATTATCATTGATAAAAGAGAATGAAGTTTTAGTAAGAGTTGGTGCATACAAACCGGGTATGGATTTAGAATTAGATGCAGCAATGTCCAAAAAAGAGAAAATTAGAGAGTTCTTAACACAAGACTCTCAAGAAGTAGTACCTTATGAAGATATGCTGACTAGATTTAAAAAGGCTTTAGAATGA
- the flhB gene encoding flagellar biosynthesis protein FlhB — MADDEEKTEEPTSKKIEDAKKEGNVGKSTEVVGAAVLLFGSVYILFFSTFSLMEIKKLMLYSYSFIGEEMNDNVYYTIVYSVGITLLKSLAPLFILVFILVLAGNWMQFGFISVPLKFDLQKLNPIKGLQNIFSFKKLLEALKLTAKLTIIVAVMFLLFSLTYKDILYMMNQDTNSTLKSIVDLSIYFILTILFIIIIFAIMDFYFTKFYYMKSLKMSKQEIKDEYKNMEGDPQVKGRIRRIQMQMAQKRMMSNVPSADVIITNPTHYAVALSYDNEKNKAPVVVAKGIDFIAIRIKEVARENDIPIIENPALARSLFEQIDLDREIPNDFYKAMAEIFSYVYELKRKR; from the coding sequence ATGGCTGATGATGAAGAAAAAACTGAAGAACCCACATCCAAAAAGATAGAAGATGCAAAAAAGGAAGGAAATGTAGGTAAATCTACAGAAGTTGTCGGTGCAGCTGTACTTCTTTTTGGCTCAGTTTATATACTGTTTTTTTCAACATTTTCATTAATGGAAATAAAGAAATTAATGCTATATTCTTATAGTTTTATTGGTGAAGAGATGAATGATAATGTTTATTATACAATAGTTTATTCTGTTGGTATTACACTTTTAAAATCTTTAGCCCCACTGTTTATATTAGTTTTTATTTTGGTGCTTGCAGGTAATTGGATGCAATTTGGTTTTATTTCTGTCCCTTTAAAATTTGATTTACAAAAATTAAATCCAATAAAAGGTTTACAAAATATTTTTAGTTTTAAAAAACTTTTAGAAGCTTTAAAATTAACTGCAAAATTAACAATTATTGTTGCTGTTATGTTTTTACTTTTTTCTTTAACCTACAAAGATATTTTATATATGATGAATCAGGATACTAATTCAACTTTAAAAAGTATAGTTGATTTGAGTATTTACTTCATTTTAACAATTCTTTTTATTATTATTATTTTTGCTATAATGGATTTCTACTTTACTAAGTTTTATTATATGAAGTCTTTAAAAATGAGTAAACAAGAGATTAAAGATGAGTATAAAAATATGGAGGGAGATCCTCAAGTAAAGGGAAGAATACGAAGAATTCAGATGCAAATGGCGCAAAAGAGAATGATGAGTAATGTTCCTAGTGCAGATGTTATTATTACAAATCCAACACACTATGCTGTTGCTTTGAGTTATGATAATGAAAAGAATAAAGCTCCTGTTGTTGTTGCAAAAGGAATAGATTTTATAGCTATTAGAATAAAAGAAGTTGCGAGAGAAAATGATATTCCTATAATTGAAAACCCAGCACTTGCAAGAAGTTTATTTGAACAAATTGATTTAGATAGAGAAATTCCAAATGATTTTTATAAAGCTATGGCAGAGATTTTCTCTTATGTTTATGAATTAAAAAGAAAAAGGTAA
- the fliK gene encoding flagellar hook-length control protein FliK, translating into MQAIDIFTPEGSSLESGTSLLGGQKEEKNGPSLFDSILKSSIDSKNLNSTGEEVISDSLKVANTMENNLTTTSGMGSLLDKLIISAKETISQNGAETISNEISSDQLDNVDLKDKTKFVDTLKNIIQTNSTVSVDESVIESEVNVVEAETSTSLLDKLVSDAKKDIFDSDVVKTNSIETTSNQNVESDVKVVETGTSISLLDRLVSDVKKDILDSDTVKINSTIPMEELSSSLKIESEVKLVEESTPTSLLDKLISDAKNKIIEDKNNLKEQNIKNVETSVVKNLTEELVVTNISESNITLDESNNIIKSENSDIENVFINNLSKEIIGGLENKNPENNDLEATLIEKAVDKPKSLMDALIQNSVKKQEEFLAKNSDLTNVDVKQKEIVSSIYLSEQKNQLNTQLNFNKSEALNLLKDGASLDDIKKSASILDLGLEEVDVEKALSLDDVIKKNSLRDLNDRKQILDTLLNEKNIRSVDVKNLITKSVEASSALLENKLNFVEDSVLNVNSPLSFNIQTKIIGARQQMSNMMSDIAKQMYENYRPPVTVFRINLNPENLGSIAIMMKSEKNSDVSISMSVSSQATLDALVENQNLLRNSLVKTFEENTKFNLDFSSQERNQNNQDQQKQEDHKNQDEYIDTTTILKLQEENKEIDDKFDYM; encoded by the coding sequence ATGCAAGCAATAGATATTTTTACACCAGAAGGATCTTCTCTTGAGAGTGGAACTTCTCTTTTAGGTGGACAAAAAGAAGAGAAAAATGGTCCTTCTCTTTTTGATTCTATATTAAAAAGTAGTATAGATTCAAAAAACTTAAATTCAACAGGTGAAGAAGTCATCTCAGATTCATTAAAAGTAGCAAATACAATGGAAAATAATCTTACTACGACATCAGGTATGGGTTCACTTTTAGATAAATTAATAATCAGTGCAAAGGAGACCATAAGTCAAAATGGCGCAGAAACTATAAGTAATGAAATCTCAAGTGATCAATTAGATAATGTAGATTTAAAAGATAAAACTAAATTTGTTGATACATTAAAAAATATTATACAAACAAATTCAACTGTATCTGTAGATGAATCAGTAATAGAATCAGAAGTAAATGTAGTAGAAGCTGAGACATCAACTTCTCTTTTAGATAAATTAGTAAGTGATGCAAAAAAAGATATTTTTGATAGTGATGTTGTTAAAACAAATTCAATTGAAACTACAAGTAATCAAAATGTAGAATCAGATGTAAAAGTAGTAGAAACGGGGACATCAATATCTCTTCTAGATAGATTAGTAAGTGATGTAAAAAAAGATATTTTAGATAGTGATACTGTTAAAATAAATTCAACTATACCTATGGAAGAGCTATCTAGTAGTTTAAAAATAGAATCAGAAGTAAAATTAGTAGAAGAGAGTACGCCTACATCTCTTTTAGATAAATTAATAAGTGATGCAAAAAATAAAATTATTGAAGATAAAAATAATTTAAAAGAACAAAATATTAAAAATGTAGAAACTTCTGTAGTGAAAAATTTGACAGAAGAATTAGTTGTAACTAATATTAGTGAAAGTAATATAACTCTAGATGAATCTAATAATATTATTAAAAGTGAAAATTCTGATATAGAGAATGTATTTATAAATAATCTTTCAAAAGAAATCATCGGAGGTTTAGAAAATAAAAATCCAGAAAATAACGATTTAGAAGCGACCCTTATTGAAAAAGCAGTTGATAAACCAAAATCTCTTATGGATGCTTTGATTCAGAATAGTGTGAAAAAACAAGAAGAGTTTTTGGCTAAAAATTCTGATTTAACTAACGTTGATGTAAAACAAAAAGAAATAGTTTCAAGTATATATTTAAGTGAACAAAAAAATCAATTAAATACCCAACTTAATTTTAATAAATCAGAAGCTTTGAATCTTTTAAAGGATGGTGCAAGTTTAGATGATATTAAAAAAAGTGCATCTATTTTAGATTTAGGTTTAGAAGAAGTAGATGTTGAAAAAGCTTTGAGTTTAGATGATGTTATTAAGAAAAATAGTTTAAGAGATTTAAATGATAGAAAACAAATTTTAGATACTTTATTAAATGAAAAAAATATTAGAAGTGTTGATGTAAAAAATTTGATAACAAAGTCAGTAGAGGCAAGTTCAGCTTTACTTGAGAATAAATTAAATTTTGTTGAAGATAGTGTTTTAAATGTTAACTCTCCTTTGTCATTTAATATTCAAACGAAAATAATTGGTGCTAGACAACAAATGTCAAATATGATGTCTGATATTGCAAAACAGATGTATGAAAATTATAGACCTCCCGTTACAGTATTTAGAATTAATCTTAATCCTGAAAACTTAGGAAGTATTGCAATTATGATGAAGAGTGAGAAAAATAGTGATGTTTCTATTAGTATGAGTGTTTCAAGTCAGGCTACTTTGGATGCATTAGTTGAAAATCAAAATTTACTAAGAAACTCTTTAGTTAAAACTTTTGAAGAAAATACAAAATTTAATCTTGATTTTAGTTCACAAGAGAGAAATCAAAATAATCAAGATCAGCAAAAACAAGAAGACCATAAAAATCAGGATGAATATATAGATACAACAACTATTTTAAAGTTACAAGAAGAGAATAAAGAAATTGATGATAAATTCGACTATATGTAA
- the flhA gene encoding flagellar biosynthesis protein FlhA has translation MKFDFRSIFSRDLIAVGLFLAILAIIIVPLNQTAIDFFISLSLAISFLILLISLYIQKPADLTTFPTLLLILVIFRLALSIATTRSILSEGHNGPDAVSTIISAFGEFVVGGNMVIGVIIFIILVLINFMVITKGATRVAEVTARFTLDSMPGKQMAIDADLNAGFIDDKEAQERRKALITEANFYGAMDGSSKFVKGDAIAGIIITIVNIVGGLLVGIFQHDLDIAEAGEIYTILTIGDGLVAQIPALLTSTATAIIITRSNTDEEKFASKAVNQLIKDSKSLILVGIGLILFGFVPGFPTGILTTMGVMMMAMGYTIVMIEKGEDNAVTRFFRSKDAKVKVPAKPEELREKKKAAAIPDETQNIENIMRLEVLELKLGIRLLQLVQGNSELLDKIKAIRKTIAAELGFIIPQIRISDDSTLGANEYVFNLKRIPIAKGKVEVDKLLAMGGFGESLAGQKVKEPVFNIDAIWINPDQKDDALMKGFTVVDVPSIISTHISEIIRRHAEDIITRQDIVDIIDRLKKDFPIVVEEAMKVTSYGSLLKVCKDLLHEKIPIVDMLTIVEAVADIAQFTKAPEILLEHVRSKLYRLITQKFKDTDGILHIITIKPELEQQFISKLQEHHGVSQLMLSISEINNLVTKTKQLLDDVEKKGFTKISMVVDPVLRKRISEIYEKFGLSIPVLSHAELDSKANFAIEGTLEF, from the coding sequence ATGAAGTTTGATTTTAGGAGCATTTTCTCTAGAGACTTAATAGCTGTAGGATTGTTTTTAGCAATACTTGCTATTATTATTGTTCCTTTAAATCAAACTGCAATTGACTTTTTTATATCACTTTCACTAGCAATCTCATTTCTTATACTTTTAATTTCTTTATATATCCAAAAACCTGCGGATTTAACCACATTTCCAACTTTACTTTTAATATTGGTTATATTTAGACTTGCTTTAAGTATTGCAACAACCAGGTCTATCTTATCTGAAGGACATAATGGACCAGATGCAGTAAGTACTATTATTTCTGCATTTGGGGAGTTTGTTGTTGGTGGAAATATGGTTATAGGTGTTATTATTTTTATAATATTAGTACTTATAAATTTTATGGTTATCACAAAAGGTGCAACAAGGGTAGCTGAAGTTACTGCAAGATTTACACTTGACTCTATGCCTGGTAAACAAATGGCTATTGATGCAGATTTAAATGCCGGATTTATTGACGATAAAGAAGCACAAGAAAGAAGAAAAGCATTAATTACAGAAGCAAACTTTTATGGAGCTATGGATGGATCTTCAAAGTTTGTTAAAGGTGATGCTATTGCTGGTATTATTATTACGATTGTAAATATTGTTGGAGGGCTTTTAGTTGGAATTTTTCAACATGATTTAGATATAGCAGAAGCTGGAGAAATTTATACAATTCTTACTATTGGGGATGGATTAGTTGCACAAATTCCTGCTTTATTAACTTCAACAGCAACAGCAATTATAATCACTAGGTCAAATACAGACGAGGAAAAATTTGCTTCTAAAGCTGTTAATCAGCTTATTAAAGATAGTAAATCTTTAATTTTAGTTGGTATAGGATTGATACTATTTGGTTTTGTTCCAGGGTTCCCAACAGGAATCTTAACTACTATGGGTGTTATGATGATGGCTATGGGATATACAATAGTTATGATTGAAAAAGGAGAAGATAACGCTGTTACAAGGTTCTTTAGATCAAAAGATGCAAAAGTTAAAGTTCCTGCAAAACCTGAAGAACTAAGAGAGAAGAAAAAAGCTGCTGCTATTCCTGATGAAACTCAAAATATTGAGAATATTATGAGATTAGAAGTTCTTGAATTAAAACTTGGAATTAGACTTTTACAACTTGTTCAGGGTAATTCAGAGCTTCTAGATAAAATTAAAGCTATTAGAAAGACAATTGCAGCGGAATTAGGATTTATTATTCCTCAAATTAGAATTTCTGATGATTCAACTTTAGGTGCAAACGAATATGTGTTTAATTTAAAAAGAATACCGATTGCAAAAGGTAAAGTAGAAGTTGATAAGTTACTTGCTATGGGAGGCTTTGGTGAAAGTTTAGCAGGACAAAAGGTGAAAGAGCCAGTATTTAATATTGATGCTATTTGGATAAATCCTGATCAAAAAGATGATGCTTTAATGAAAGGCTTTACGGTTGTAGATGTTCCTTCGATTATATCAACACATATTTCTGAGATTATTAGAAGACATGCTGAAGATATCATAACTAGACAAGATATAGTAGATATTATAGATAGATTGAAAAAGGATTTCCCAATTGTTGTAGAAGAGGCTATGAAAGTTACTTCTTATGGAAGCTTATTAAAAGTTTGTAAAGACTTGTTACATGAAAAAATACCAATCGTAGATATGTTAACAATTGTCGAAGCAGTTGCAGATATTGCACAATTTACGAAAGCTCCTGAAATATTATTAGAACATGTAAGATCAAAATTATATAGACTAATTACACAAAAATTTAAAGATACAGATGGTATTTTACATATTATAACAATAAAACCAGAATTAGAACAGCAGTTTATTAGTAAACTTCAAGAACACCATGGGGTTTCTCAGCTGATGTTGTCTATTTCTGAAATAAATAATCTTGTAACAAAAACAAAACAACTTTTAGATGATGTTGAGAAAAAAGGATTTACAAAAATATCTATGGTTGTTGATCCAGTTTTAAGAAAACGAATTTCAGAAATATATGAAAAATTTGGTCTTTCTATTCCAGTTTTATCTCATGCAGAACTTGATTCTAAAGCTAACTTTGCTATTGAAGGTACTTTAGAATTCTAA
- the flgL gene encoding flagellar hook-associated protein FlgL codes for MISQVEQTIYRLNNLDKTQQKLNYQLSTKQQLENGSDDSVLFGRITSAQDKVRTFEGIKTIVERTKVQNDMSDSSLKEAKNLLTFIKSELMKANTDTTGDDGLKSIAVVLAGTRENLLTLANTQVEGEYLFSGSDSSKKPFVEVNGKISYVGDNKLRRVAVEEGSYRDRGVNGFDAMMYSSSVAYKGNDLIFTETDRILDQDGNEWKLDMNSATPPSPALPLTLRKYDLDGNSTINTITPVTFDGTTNTYTITTPSDVGTKFEAKTSIFDLMNSVINTLNMVDEVGNPISRDIVRDNLAKQIDAIDQSFDDMNITHADLGAKNKVFETALESIDSKLVQYKKLEEALSSADLTEVAIQIKALELTYTAMYSTVARTNELSLVNFMK; via the coding sequence ATGATTAGTCAAGTTGAACAAACAATATACAGATTAAATAACCTTGATAAGACTCAGCAAAAACTAAATTATCAACTTAGTACAAAGCAACAGCTTGAAAATGGAAGTGATGATTCTGTTTTATTTGGAAGAATAACTTCAGCACAAGATAAAGTTAGAACTTTTGAAGGTATTAAAACAATAGTTGAAAGAACAAAAGTTCAAAATGATATGTCAGATTCGAGTTTAAAAGAAGCAAAAAATCTTCTGACATTTATAAAATCAGAGCTTATGAAAGCAAATACTGATACAACAGGTGATGATGGTCTTAAGTCTATAGCTGTTGTACTAGCTGGAACTAGAGAGAATTTATTAACTCTTGCTAATACTCAAGTTGAAGGAGAATATCTTTTTTCTGGAAGTGATTCTTCAAAAAAACCTTTTGTGGAAGTAAATGGAAAAATTTCTTATGTGGGAGATAATAAATTAAGAAGAGTAGCAGTAGAAGAGGGCTCTTATAGAGATAGAGGTGTAAATGGTTTTGATGCTATGATGTATAGTTCTTCTGTTGCATATAAAGGTAATGATTTGATATTTACTGAAACTGATAGAATCTTAGACCAAGATGGAAATGAGTGGAAATTAGATATGAATTCAGCTACTCCCCCAAGTCCAGCTTTACCTTTAACTCTTAGAAAATATGATTTGGATGGTAATTCAACAATTAATACGATAACTCCTGTAACATTTGATGGGACAACAAATACTTATACTATTACAACACCAAGTGATGTAGGTACAAAGTTTGAGGCTAAAACTAGTATTTTTGATTTAATGAATAGTGTTATTAATACTTTAAATATGGTTGATGAGGTTGGTAATCCAATATCAAGAGATATAGTAAGGGATAATTTAGCAAAACAAATAGATGCTATTGATCAATCTTTTGATGATATGAATATTACTCATGCTGATTTAGGAGCAAAAAACAAAGTTTTTGAAACAGCTTTAGAATCAATTGATTCTAAATTAGTTCAATATAAAAAACTTGAAGAAGCACTCAGTTCTGCAGATTTAACTGAAGTTGCAATCCAGATAAAAGCTTTAGAACTAACATATACAGCAATGTATTCAACAGTTGCAAGAACTAATGAGTTATCATTAGTTAATTTTATGAAATAA